A region from the Arthrobacter roseus genome encodes:
- a CDS encoding ClpX C4-type zinc finger protein, which yields MTPQTPNGDFCSFCSAPWSEHNRLVSGPGVAICLDCTEKSLHLFDKASGDGAIIEPPKELDDDGLLLILPQVADVSDQVTKQLQAWVDLARGRGISWARIGNALNITRQSAWERFCRTSDTSTTLKDQR from the coding sequence ATGACACCACAAACACCAAACGGAGATTTCTGCAGTTTCTGCAGCGCACCCTGGAGCGAACACAACCGACTGGTTTCCGGACCCGGTGTCGCGATCTGTCTTGATTGCACAGAGAAATCGCTGCACCTCTTCGACAAAGCGTCAGGCGACGGCGCCATTATTGAGCCGCCAAAGGAACTGGATGATGACGGCCTTCTACTTATATTGCCGCAGGTTGCCGACGTCTCCGATCAGGTCACCAAGCAGCTTCAGGCCTGGGTCGACCTTGCACGAGGACGCGGCATCAGCTGGGCCCGAATCGGCAACGCTCTGAACATCACCAGACAGTCCGCCTGGGAGCGCTTTTGTCGTACTTCGGACACTTCTACGACATTGAAGGACCAGCGTTGA